In Stieleria varia, one genomic interval encodes:
- a CDS encoding sensor histidine kinase — protein sequence MTTPSAFRSLRFRLLGPIVAVALGAAVVVAVVSSRLGARWAQDDVDSRFAGIQAALQNAPFPLNQIVLDSLAKLTQTQLVTLGPSDRQLNSTTSGSGDEILDAENYIVHRFETTQGYARSDGVLSVAVLFDRRQVDATRRRAALLPLITGLSTILAISSLTLLLSTRLVGRLTKLQRRVEAVAGGDFQTAVSDQVTDHGPDEVGRLGQAVDAMAGQLGQLWKQVNRQQSEKLLHQIAGGMAHQLRNSLTGARMAVELHAMSCDQKMDDSLDVAIKQIESSEDYVRRLLLVASGRQDQDRPVMLRECWNDLQTSLTPLAKHLRVKLQWQMDRSIESAVVRDGPTLVAAMTNLIHNAMQAADQVKIELGRADENADESQVRFRISDNGAGVPDEVADELFEPFVTSKPEGMGLGLPVVRRAADYLGGSVRWRRDEQWTIFEMDVAVERTAGSE from the coding sequence TTGACCACGCCATCCGCCTTTCGATCTCTTCGCTTTCGGCTACTGGGGCCGATCGTTGCTGTTGCTTTGGGGGCTGCGGTGGTCGTGGCGGTGGTGTCCTCTCGGCTGGGCGCCCGCTGGGCTCAGGATGATGTGGACTCGCGTTTCGCGGGTATCCAAGCTGCTCTACAGAACGCCCCTTTTCCACTGAACCAAATTGTCTTGGACTCGCTGGCCAAGTTGACTCAGACGCAACTGGTGACTTTGGGGCCCTCGGATCGGCAGCTCAACAGCACCACGTCGGGTTCGGGCGACGAGATCTTGGATGCTGAGAACTATATCGTGCACCGTTTTGAGACCACGCAGGGGTACGCTCGCTCGGACGGCGTTCTCAGCGTGGCCGTGTTGTTTGATCGCAGGCAAGTTGATGCGACGCGGCGGCGTGCGGCTTTGTTGCCGCTGATCACGGGGCTCTCGACGATTTTGGCAATCAGCTCGCTGACGTTGCTGTTGAGCACTCGGTTGGTCGGCCGATTGACGAAGCTGCAACGGCGAGTGGAAGCGGTCGCTGGTGGTGACTTTCAAACCGCAGTGTCCGATCAAGTAACCGATCACGGACCCGACGAAGTGGGCCGGTTGGGGCAGGCCGTCGATGCGATGGCGGGGCAACTGGGACAGCTTTGGAAGCAGGTCAATCGCCAGCAGAGTGAAAAACTGTTGCATCAAATCGCAGGCGGCATGGCACATCAGTTGCGCAACAGCCTGACCGGGGCTCGCATGGCGGTGGAGTTGCACGCGATGTCTTGCGATCAGAAGATGGACGATAGTCTTGACGTTGCCATCAAACAGATTGAGTCGTCAGAAGACTATGTTCGGCGTCTGTTGCTGGTCGCGTCGGGACGCCAGGATCAGGATCGTCCGGTGATGCTGAGAGAATGCTGGAACGATTTGCAGACCAGCCTGACACCGCTGGCAAAGCATTTGCGTGTGAAGCTGCAGTGGCAGATGGATCGCTCGATCGAATCTGCGGTGGTTCGCGACGGTCCGACGTTGGTGGCGGCGATGACCAATTTGATTCACAACGCGATGCAGGCCGCAGATCAAGTCAAAATCGAATTGGGACGAGCCGACGAGAACGCGGATGAAAGTCAAGTGCGATTTCGCATCTCGGACAACGGAGCGGGCGTGCCCGACGAGGTCGCTGATGAGTTGTTCGAGCCCTTTGTGACCAGCAAGCCGGAAGGCATGGGGCTGGGGTTGCCGGTGGTTCGTCGGGCAGCGGACTATCTGGGTGGCTCCGTCCGCTGGCGACGCGATGAGCAGTGGACAATCTTTGAAATGGATGTGGCTGTCGAAAGGACGGCGGGAAGCGAATGA
- a CDS encoding polysaccharide biosynthesis/export family protein, which produces MFNTHHHRLCLASYVVAMWFIAGAPATPAQTPAASNHVASALVPSLSVEQNCGCRRSEGGYPCKGGCQKCMMGVDCADNCGAESRWRDMRPIALDNYGPGGYAGPSRYAHLGEYRLRPGDQLQIIYLITRRQETGEYRLAPGDEVLIESVADTDLDRGSLERGLVVQPDGTITVRLVGQVQAKGLTVPQLRKVLEEKYKDLYDEPSIDVTPVKVNTLAEDIRNAVGGASGLQQQALNITVMPDGKIRLPGIGGICVQGFSLGELKREINLRYGELVVGLETEPILSQQAPHFVHVLGQVGQPARVELQGPTTVLGAIAAAGGHLPGANLRQVVVFRRAEDWRLISTMLDLQGAIYGKRPTPADEIWLRDNDVVIVPARPIEVLDNWIDQVFTRGIYGVVPVGLLNNNNN; this is translated from the coding sequence ATGTTCAACACACACCACCATCGACTGTGTCTCGCATCGTACGTTGTCGCGATGTGGTTCATTGCGGGTGCACCCGCGACGCCGGCTCAGACGCCCGCCGCGAGCAACCATGTCGCGTCCGCATTGGTTCCCTCGTTGTCAGTGGAACAGAATTGTGGATGCCGTCGTAGCGAAGGCGGTTATCCGTGCAAAGGCGGTTGCCAGAAATGCATGATGGGAGTCGATTGTGCTGATAATTGTGGTGCGGAATCGCGATGGCGCGACATGCGACCCATCGCGCTGGACAACTACGGTCCCGGCGGTTACGCGGGACCCAGTCGCTATGCGCACTTGGGTGAGTACCGTCTGCGACCGGGCGACCAACTGCAAATCATCTACTTGATCACGCGTCGACAAGAAACCGGCGAGTATCGTTTAGCACCGGGCGACGAAGTCCTCATTGAGTCAGTGGCCGACACAGACTTGGATCGAGGCAGCTTGGAACGAGGCCTCGTCGTTCAACCCGACGGCACGATCACGGTACGATTGGTGGGACAGGTGCAAGCCAAGGGCTTGACGGTTCCCCAACTTCGCAAAGTGTTGGAGGAAAAGTACAAGGATCTCTACGACGAACCATCGATCGATGTCACACCTGTGAAAGTCAACACGCTGGCCGAAGACATTCGAAACGCGGTCGGTGGAGCCAGCGGCTTGCAGCAGCAAGCATTGAACATCACCGTGATGCCCGACGGCAAGATTCGTCTGCCCGGCATCGGCGGGATTTGCGTTCAAGGTTTCTCACTCGGTGAGCTGAAACGAGAAATCAATCTTCGCTACGGTGAACTGGTAGTGGGCTTGGAAACCGAACCGATTCTGAGTCAACAAGCTCCCCATTTCGTTCACGTGCTGGGACAAGTCGGCCAGCCGGCGCGGGTCGAACTGCAAGGTCCCACGACGGTGTTGGGTGCGATCGCAGCAGCCGGTGGTCATTTGCCCGGTGCTAATCTGCGTCAAGTCGTGGTGTTCCGCCGCGCCGAAGATTGGCGATTGATCTCCACCATGCTGGACTTACAAGGCGCGATCTATGGAAAGCGACCCACGCCCGCGGACGAGATTTGGCTCCGCGACAACGACGTCGTCATCGTGCCCGCACGACCGATCGAAGTGCTCGACAACTGGATCGATCAAGTCTTCACTCGAGGAATCTACGGCGTCGTCCCCGTCGGCTTGCTGAACAATAACAACAACTGA